A stretch of DNA from Candidatus Stygibacter australis:
CTATACATTTAAAAATAATATTATTGTGTAATGCATTGACGTAATTAACATATTAAGATCCCATATACCGAAACCAAAGTGCCAAAAAATGAAATTCAATGTCAAGCCTAAATATATTACAATTAAGTGGATAAGAGATATTTTATAGTTGGGTAATATAGTACATATATCCAAATAATAATTACAAATAATAGTGAATCATCAATTATGACACAGGATAAGATATTTCTCTGCTCGTGTAATTAAAATCATTAATATTGAATAGCTGTATTATTTAATTAAAAAATAAAATATGAAAAAATTCTTATATATAGAAAAATATAGCTGTAAATAAAATATTCCTTTGTATGATCATCTTCACCTATATGAAACTAATTATGCTCAAGACAGATGGGATGAAGTTAAAAATGAGTATTTAGTTGCTGGATTGAAGTGGCAAGGATGGTATTAAAACTAAAAAAATTGACAAAATATGCAGACACTCTTAAATTCATTGCCATAAGGAGGTAGCATGCATCCATTATTACTTATAGTTATCACAATTGTTGGTTATCTTTTGGCATACAGATTGTATGGCAGGTTTTTGGGAAAGAAGATATTCAGGTTAACTTCATCAAATAGAGTACCCGCTCAGGAATTTGAAGACGGTGTAGATTTCATGCCAACCAGGAAAAGTGTGATCTTTGGTCATCATTATACTTCCATCGCAGGGACAGGTCCCATCGTAGGTCCGGCTATAGCGATAATCTGGGGTTGGCTGCCAGCGGTTCTATGGATCATTTTCGGCAGTATATTCATGGGTGCTGTCCATGATCTGGGAGCTCTGGTGATATCGTTACGAAATCGTGGTGTTTCTATCAGTGAGGTTACGGGTAAATATATCAGTCCCACAGCCCGAATACTGTTCTTTATAATTGTATTTCTTGAATTATGGATATTTATTGCCGTATTGGCACTCGTGATAGCGATAATATTCATGCTCTTTCCTGCCAGTGTAATGCCTGTATGGAGTGAAGTGATTTTAGCGCTGCTGCTGGGGTATGCTGTATATAAAAAAGGTGGAAATCTTACGCTCTGGTCAGTCATTGTCGTAATATTAATGTATATTACTATTATATTGGGAGTGCAATATCCCATTTCCCTGACAGGCAGTGAAGCTATACCAGCAACCGGTATCTGGGCAATAATTCTCCTTATTTATGCCTTCATAGCATCAATCCTGCCTGTTAATAAGCTCTTACAGCCACGTGATTATATTAATTCTCACGAGCTTTTTATTGTGATGATCTTAATAGTACTGGGAACAATATTTGTCTCATTTAATCCAGATTTCAAGATGGTGGCTCCTGCTGTAAATCATCATGTTACTGATGCTCCAAGTTTCATTCCATTTTTATTTATTACCATAGCCTGCGGAGCAATCAGTGGATTCCACTCTCTCGTTTCCAGTGGTACCACTTCCCGTCAGATCAGCTCGGAGAAAGATGCTCTCTGGGTCGGTTATGGCTCTATGCTGATGGAGGGTTTTCTGGCAATACTGGTGATCGTGGCAGTGGGAGCAGGGATTGGATTAGGTATGCAGAATTCTGATTTGGGAATGCTGAAGGGAGCAGCAGCCTGGCAGAGTCATTATGCCTCCTGGAGTGCTGCTTCAGGATTGACCTCAAAATTAAGCGCTT
This window harbors:
- a CDS encoding carbon starvation protein A, coding for MHPLLLIVITIVGYLLAYRLYGRFLGKKIFRLTSSNRVPAQEFEDGVDFMPTRKSVIFGHHYTSIAGTGPIVGPAIAIIWGWLPAVLWIIFGSIFMGAVHDLGALVISLRNRGVSISEVTGKYISPTARILFFIIVFLELWIFIAVLALVIAIIFMLFPASVMPVWSEVILALLLGYAVYKKGGNLTLWSVIVVILMYITIILGVQYPISLTGSEAIPATGIWAIILLIYAFIASILPVNKLLQPRDYINSHELFIVMILIVLGTIFVSFNPDFKMVAPAVNHHVTDAPSFIPFLFITIACGAISGFHSLVSSGTTSRQISSEKDALWVGYGSMLMEGFLAILVIVAVGAGIGLGMQNSDLGMLKGAAAWQSHYASWSAASGLTSKLSAFVVGAANMISGLGIPRSWALAIMGVFVASFAGTSLDSATRIQRYVISEFFKKSPARALQNRYFTTALAVITAGILAFATGADGKGALKLWPLFGAVNQTLAALTLIVITNYLKSVHKKWWLLTAIPALFMCLITFWASVENELSFIKMGNWLLIIVNLIVIVLVVLIFVMGFKRFLKTSIS